In the genome of Phragmitibacter flavus, the window CATTCGGGAACATTTCAGGAAGAAAGTGTCGGTGGAGGAGCTGGCGGCGATGGTGCATTTGTCGCCGCGGCAGTTGCAGCGCAAGTTTGTGGAGGCGTTTGGGAGCAGTCCGCAGGCGTTCATCATGAAGTTGCGGATCCAGGCGGCGTGCCTGGCGTTGAAAGAGGAGTCGGCGCAGATCAGCGAGGTGGCGAGGGCGATGGGGTTTGCGGATCAGAGCAGCTTTACGCAGCATTTTCAGCGTCATTTGGGGATGACGCCGTTGCGGTATTTGAGGCAGTTTCGGTTGAGGAGGATTTGATTTTTTACTTTCGCACATTCCTGCTCCTCATTGATTGATGAGCTTTGAAAGTCTGCGGTTCCTCGGACGGGGAGCGCGAAAAAAGATCACTGGTAGGGGGCGGGTTGGAGGGTGTTGAGTCGGTCGGGGTGAATTTGGATCGCGGCGTTTTGGCGTTGCTGGGTGAGCCAAGTTTGGAGGGCGGTTCGGCGGAATTGGGTATGAAGGTGGGCGAGGATTTCGGGTTTAACCTCGTCGAAGGTGGCGGGTCGGGCGGGGCGTTTTTCATGGAGCTTGACGATATGCCAGCCGAGGTCGGTGATAAAAGGGGGGCTGAGCTGACCGGGGGTGAGGGCGAAGACGTTGGAGGCGAAGTCGGGAGGGACGCGGTCGCGACTGAACCAGTCAAGTTCGCCGCGGGTTTTTTTGGTGCGGGGGTCGTCGCTATATCGGGTGGCAAGGTTGGGGAGGGTTGCCAGGTTGGTGATGAGTTGCTGGTGATAAGCGCGGATGTTGGACTCGGCATTGGGGCGCTCTTTGTCGTGGATGGTGAGGAATAGGTGGCTGGCGCGGGCGCTTTCGGGAACGGTGAAGTGGCCGCTGTGCTCGGCGAAGTAGGCGCGGGCTTCGGCTTCGGTGGGTTGGTCGGGATGGTTGGCGAGGTGGTTTTCGATGGAGATGGAGAGGCGGGCTTCGTGAAGGAGTTGCTGGCGAAGCAGGATTTCATCGAGATTTTGGGTGGCGGCGCGGGTTTGCCAGGTGTTGGCGCCTTCGAATTGTTTGGTGAATTGCTGGAAGCGCTGGTCGGCTTCGGTCTGGGCGCGGGTTTCTTCAGCGGAGGGAAGCTGGGCGAGGAGGTGTGAGTGGATGAGCTGGTCGAGGACGATTTGGCGTTCGGCATCCTGACGGGGAGAGGCGAGGGTTTGCCAGTGGAGGTTGTGACGCCAGACGTGGTTGCGGAGGGCGAGCGCGAGCTGGCTGCGGGCGATGGGGGTGGTCCCGACCTGGGCGATGGTGGCTTGCCGATTGAGGTGGTTTTGCCACCAGATGAGAACGCCGCCTGCAGTGAGAAGGAGCAGCAGCACGGTCAGAATGAGGGAATGTCCGCGAGGGTGGGGCATGGGGAGGATTTGTTCCTAGTTCTTCGTTCCTTGTTCTTGCTATTTATTTACGGGGGGCGGGTGGGGGTGTGGCAACTGGTTTTCGCTGGCTTTGCGGGGGGATTGGTTGGAGGATGGGGGACGTGATGAGTGAGAGGACGCAGATTTCTTTGGCGGAGGCAGATTCTTCAGAAGAGCTGGAGAGGTTGCGGAGCCGGGTGGCGGAGCTGGAGCAGAGTGAGGAGAGGCTGAGGCTGGCGATTGAGATGGGGCGGATTGGATTGTGGGTGTGGGATTCGACGGATACTTCGAATGAGGGGGACTGGTCGGAGCGGTTGAAGGAGATTTTTGGGCTGCCGCTGGATGCGGAGGTGACGCACGACATGTTTTTGAAGTGTGTGCATGGGGAGGATCGGGAGTTGATCCATGGGAAGGTGATGGGTGCGCTGGCGGGGGTGGATGAGGGGAGGTATACGGCGGAGTATCGGACGATCCGGGCGGATGATGGTCGTGAGGGGTGGGTGATGGCGAGGGGACAGGCGTTTTTTGATGGGTCGGGAAAGGCGGTGCGGTTTATTGGGACGGTGACCGACATCACGGAACGCAAGAGGGCGGAGGAGGCGCTGGCGAAGTTGAACGGGGAGCTGGAGGGGCTGGCTTATGGTCAGGCGGAGGCGCTGAAGCATGCGTTGACGATGCTTTCGAGGGAGTCGGAACCGGACAGGTTTTTGGATCATGTTTTGCGAATGATTGGCCGGCAGTTTGCGGCGCATAGTTTGGGGGTTTGGGAGCTGAATGAGGTGACGGAGCGGGTGGAGTTGCTGGCGAGTTGTGAGGGTGAGGTGGTGCGGCTGGTGAAAGAGGATAAAGAGCAAGGGGCTCCGAGGTTTGCGCCGCCGGTGAGGGAGAACGGGGTGTGGACGACGTTTTTCGCGACGGCGGAGCATTGCATTTTGGGGGATTTGGAGTCGGAGATGCCGAGGGTGAGGTTGGCTGGGGTGGCGGATGGGGAGTGGCAGGAGTGGCTGGGGGACATGGTGAACACGGAGGAGGTGCGGACGATGCTGCGGGTATTGACGGGGAAGGGGGTGAAGCTGACGTTGGGTGTGCCGATGCTGGTGGGGGGCAGGGTGGTGGGGTTCATCAATATCAGGTTCAAGGAGTGGAGGGTGTTTCGTGATGAGGAGCTGGGATTGGCGCGGGCGTTGGGGCATCAGGCGATGCTGGCGATTCAGTTGATGCGGTTGTCGATGCAGAGTCGGAAGTCGGCGGTGATGGCGGAGCGGAACCGGTTGGCGAGGGATATTCATGACACGCTGGCGCAGGGGTTTACGGGGGTGATTGTGCAGTTGGAGGCGTCGGAGGATGCGCGTGTGGGGGGCTTGACGGAGGCGGCGGATGCGCATGTGACGAGGGCGAGGGAGCTGGCGCGGAACAGTTTGCAGGAGGCGCGGCGGTCGGTGCAGGCGCTGCGGCCGCAGGCGCTGGAAACGCAGGATTTGTGTGTGGCGTTGTCGAAGTTGTTCAAGAGCATGACGGAGGGGACGGGGTTGACGGCGAAGTTTGAGTTGCGTGGAAAGCCGAGGAAGCTGGTGGCAGAGGTGGAGTGCAATCTGTTGCGGATTGTGCAGGAGGTTTTGACCAATGTGTTGAGGCATGCGCAGGCAACGCGGTTTGAGGCGATTTTGTTTTTTGAGGAAGAGGAACTGCGACTGGAGTTGGAAGATGATGGACTGGGTTTTGACGTATTGGCGGTGCATGAGGGGTTTGGGTTGACGGGGATGCGGGAGCGCGTGGAGGCAATGGGGGGTGAGATGACCCTCGCCAGTTCGAGTGAAGCGGGGACTTCGATTTGCATCCGGCTGCCTCTGGTGGACGGTGGAGGGATTGTTGGATGATGAAAGGAAACTCGAAAAAGGCTGATGGATGGATTCGTGTCTTGATTGCGGATGATCATGTGACGGTGCTGGAGGGACTGGCGGCGATGATTGGCCGGCAGCCGGACATGGAGGTGGTGGCGGAGGCTTGTGATGGGGATGAGGCGGTGGCGAGGTGGCTGGAGTTACGACCAGACGTGGCGCTGGTGGACCTGCGAATGCCGGGTCGTGATGGGATGGAGGTGATTGAGGAAGTGCGCCGACATGACGGGACGGCGAAGGTGATTGTGCTGACGACTTATGATAATGACCAGGATGTGATGCGCGTGGTGAAAGCGGGGGCGAGGGGGTATTTGTTGAAGGATGCGCGGCGCGAGGAGTTGTTGGAGTGCATTCGCAAGGTGCATGCGGGGGAGACGTGCATTCCGCAGGGTTTGATTGAAAAGCTGGCGGCGGGGATCAGCGGGGAGACATTGACGGGACGGGAGTTGAATGTGCTGGAGCTTTTGGCGGAGGGGTTGAGCAACAAGGAGATTGCGGCGCGGTTGAGCATCAGCGAGACGACGGTGAAGACGCATTTGCGCGGGATTTTCGGGAAGCTGAATGTGTTGAGCCGGACGGAGGCGGTGACGGTGGCGGGTCGGCGCGGGTTTGTGCGGATTTGATTCAGGGTCGCCTCGTTCAAAAGGATGAGGCGGAACTCATCCTTGGGCAGGGCGAAAAATCCAGCCGCATGATCCATGGTTTTTTGGGGGCGCAGCTGGCATGATGATGGGCGTTTCCAGTGTGCCTGGGCATAAGTTGGAAAACGAACTTAGTGACTAACTGACCACCATCATCATCATGAATCCTTACTACAAGCTTTTTACGCCGGAAGATAGTGCCGTTGTATTTATTGATCACCAGCCGCAGATGACTTTTGGGGTGGCGAACATTGATCGGGCGACATTGATCAGCAATGTGACGCTGCTGGCCAAAGTTGCGAAAGAATTTAATGTGCCGACAGTGCTGACGGCGGTCGAGACGGAATCGTTTAGTGGTTATATCTGGCCACAATTGCTGGATGTGTTTCCTGGTCAGGAAGTGGTGGAGCGGACCTCGATGAATTCGTGGGATGATGCGGGTTTTCGCAAGGCGGTGGAAGCGACGGGACGGAAGAATATTCTGATGACGGGGTTGTGGACGGAGGTGTGTGTGACTTGGCCGACGATTGAGATGCTGGGGGCGGGCTATAACATCTATGTGGTGGAGGATTGTTGTGGAGCGACGTCACAGGCGGCGCATGATGCGGCGTTGTCGAGAATGGTGCAGGCGGGTGCGGTGCGGTTGACGGCGCTTCCGGCATTGCTGGAGTGGCAACGGGATTGGGCGAAACGCGAGCATTACAACAACTTGATGGGGCTCATCAAGGAACAGGGTGGGGCTTATGGAGTCGGCGTTGAGTATGCTTATACGATGGTGCATAAAGCGCCGCAGTCGGCGATCAAACCACAGGTGGTTCCGCACAAGGAAGGGCACTAACTCAACATCGCAACGTCATGGACGATGAATCGGTTCACATTGCCGTTGTCCGGCGCGTTCGTCCTGAACGCGTGAAGGATTTCGAGGCGGCGCTGGGGGATTTTGCCCGCGTGTCGTTGGCGGAGCCGGGGGCGCGTGGAATTCAATGTTTGTATCCTGCGCCGGGGGCGAAGGTTCAGGAGTATGGGATCATGCGAACGTTTGCGAATGCGGCGGCGCGTGATGCGTTTTATGCTTCCGAGGCTTATCACCGGTGGGAGAAGACGATTGAGCCGATGGTCGAAGGGACGTTGCAGATTCGTGAGTTGCATGGGCTGGAGGCGTGGTTTCGTCATGCTTCGGATGGTAGTCCGCCGCCGCGGTGGAAGATGGCGTTGTTGACCTGGCTGGCGGTCTGGCCGGTGAGCATGGGGATTGCGGCATTGGTGTTGCCGCTTCTGGGAGGGTTGATGCACAAGGTGTTGGTGTCAGGGGTGATCGCGGCTGGGATTACCGCAACGCTGACCTGGGTGGCGATGCCCGTTTTGGTGAAAGCGGCACACGGATGGTTGCATCCGAATTCGGAAGACAAGGTGCTTCAGGTGCCCGAAAAAAATAACTAAAGAAGAAACACAGAGAACTTACAACTTATGAAAGTGGAGCCTGATTTGATTTTGGTAAATGGACGGATTACGACGCTGGATGATGGTTATCCTGAAGCGCGGGAAGCGGTGATCAAGGATGGGAAGGTGCTGAGTCTGGATGATGCGCATGAGTATCCACGTGGGCCAGAAACGAAGGTGATTGACTTGAAAGGTAGAAGGGTGATTCCGGGGTTGAATGATTCGCATCTGCATGTGATTCGCGGCGGGTTGAATTATAACATGGAGTTGCGCTGGGATGGGGTTCCTTCACTGGCGGATGGGTTGCGGATGTTGAAGGCGCAGGCGGCGCGGACGCCGGTGGGGCAGTGGGTGAGGATTGTGGGGGGATGGAGCGAGTTTCAGTTTGCGGAGCGTCGCATGCCGACGTTGGCGGAGATCAATGAAGCGGCACCGGAGACGCCGGTGTTTATTTTGCATTTGTATTGCCGGGCCTTGCTGAATGGGGCGGCGTTGCGGGCTTGTGGTTATACCCGGGATACGCCGAATCCACCGGGTGGGGAGATTCAGAGGGATTCGGAAGGGAATCCGACGGGGCTGCTGATTGCGCGTCCGAATGCGACGATTTTGTATGCGACTCTGGCGAAGGGTCCGAAGTTGCCGCCGGAGCATCAGTTGAATTCGACGCGACATTTTATGCGTGAGCTGAACCGCTTGGGATTGACGAGCATCATTGATGCAGGTGGTGGGTTTCAGAATTATCCGGATGACTATGTGATCATTGACGAGTTACACAAACGCGGGGAGATGACGCTGCGGATTGCTTATAACTTGTTTACTCAAAAACCGAAGGAGGAGAAGGAGGATTTTGCGCGTTGGATCAAGATGACGGGGCCGGGCAAGGGCGATGATTTTTTCCGCTGCAATGGGGCGGGTGAGATGTTGGTTTTTTCAGCGGCGGACTTTGAGGATTTTCTGGAGCCAAGGCCGGATCTGGCGGCTTCTGTGGAGGAGGAGTTGAAGGGGGTGGTGACGTTGCTGGCGGCGAACAAGTGGCCGTTCCGATTGCATGCGACTTATGATGAGAGCATCACAAGATTTTTGAATGTGTTTGAGGAGGTGAACCAAGAAGTGCCGTTTGGTGGGGTGCATTGGTTCTTTGATCATTGTGAGACGATTTCGGATCGGAATCTAGAGCGGGTGAAGGCGTTGGGAGGCGGGGTGGCGATCCAGCATCGGATGGCGTTTCAAGGCGAGTATTTTATGGATCGGTATGGCAAGGAAGCGGCGGAGCGGACACCTCCGGTGAGGCGGATGCTGGAGATGGGATTGCCGGTGGGGGCGGGATCGGATGCGACGCGGGTGGCGAGTTATAATCCGTGGGTGTCGTTGTGTTGGCTGACGACGGGCAAGACGGTAGGGGGAACTTCGATGTATCCGGACAAGAATTGTTTGAGTCGGGAGGAGGCGTTGCGGCTTTACACGTTGGGAATCACATGGTTTTCGACGGAGGAGGGCAAGAAGGGATCGCTGGGGGTTGGGAAGCTGGCCGATCTGGCGGTGTTGTCGGATGATTATTTTGACGTGGATGATGAGGCGATCAAAAGCATTGAAGCGGTGATGACGGTGGTGGATGGCAGGGTGGTGTATGCGGTGGAGGAGTTTGGATCATTTGCGCCGCCGTCGATTCCGGTGTTGCCGGAGTGGTCGCCGGTCTCGGTGTTTGGCGGGTATGGGGCGCCGCTGGATGTGAAGAAGATGGCGAGGGCGGGAGTGCCGATGCCGTTGGTGAGTCATGAGCATTCGGCGGAGTGTCGGTCGCATGGTTGTGATCATGCAGGGTTGCAGTTGATGGCGGGAGTAGAGGCGGCGCGGAACCGGTTTGCGTCGTTCTGGGGTTCGGGATGTGACTGTTTTGCGTTTTGATTTGATGTTATGAGTGAGGGGAAGAAGGGCGCATGGTCGGTGTTGGGGAATTCGGTGTTCCGGTCGCTGTGGCTGGCGAATGTGGCGTCGGGCATTGGGTCGACGTTGCATGACACGGCGGCGGTGTGGACGATGACGTCGTTGACGACTTCGGCGACGCTGGTGACCTTGATGCAGACGATGTCGAGTTTGCCGCTGTTTTTCCTGGCGCTGCCGGCGGGGGCGTTGGCGGATTTGGTG includes:
- a CDS encoding peptidylprolyl isomerase, whose protein sequence is MPHPRGHSLILTVLLLLLTAGGVLIWWQNHLNRQATIAQVGTTPIARSQLALALRNHVWRHNLHWQTLASPRQDAERQIVLDQLIHSHLLAQLPSAEETRAQTEADQRFQQFTKQFEGANTWQTRAATQNLDEILLRQQLLHEARLSISIENHLANHPDQPTEAEARAYFAEHSGHFTVPESARASHLFLTIHDKERPNAESNIRAYHQQLITNLATLPNLATRYSDDPRTKKTRGELDWFSRDRVPPDFASNVFALTPGQLSPPFITDLGWHIVKLHEKRPARPATFDEVKPEILAHLHTQFRRTALQTWLTQQRQNAAIQIHPDRLNTLQPAPYQ
- a CDS encoding GAF domain-containing sensor histidine kinase, with the protein product MSERTQISLAEADSSEELERLRSRVAELEQSEERLRLAIEMGRIGLWVWDSTDTSNEGDWSERLKEIFGLPLDAEVTHDMFLKCVHGEDRELIHGKVMGALAGVDEGRYTAEYRTIRADDGREGWVMARGQAFFDGSGKAVRFIGTVTDITERKRAEEALAKLNGELEGLAYGQAEALKHALTMLSRESEPDRFLDHVLRMIGRQFAAHSLGVWELNEVTERVELLASCEGEVVRLVKEDKEQGAPRFAPPVRENGVWTTFFATAEHCILGDLESEMPRVRLAGVADGEWQEWLGDMVNTEEVRTMLRVLTGKGVKLTLGVPMLVGGRVVGFINIRFKEWRVFRDEELGLARALGHQAMLAIQLMRLSMQSRKSAVMAERNRLARDIHDTLAQGFTGVIVQLEASEDARVGGLTEAADAHVTRARELARNSLQEARRSVQALRPQALETQDLCVALSKLFKSMTEGTGLTAKFELRGKPRKLVAEVECNLLRIVQEVLTNVLRHAQATRFEAILFFEEEELRLELEDDGLGFDVLAVHEGFGLTGMRERVEAMGGEMTLASSSEAGTSICIRLPLVDGGGIVG
- a CDS encoding response regulator is translated as MMKGNSKKADGWIRVLIADDHVTVLEGLAAMIGRQPDMEVVAEACDGDEAVARWLELRPDVALVDLRMPGRDGMEVIEEVRRHDGTAKVIVLTTYDNDQDVMRVVKAGARGYLLKDARREELLECIRKVHAGETCIPQGLIEKLAAGISGETLTGRELNVLELLAEGLSNKEIAARLSISETTVKTHLRGIFGKLNVLSRTEAVTVAGRRGFVRI
- a CDS encoding hydrolase, which translates into the protein MNPYYKLFTPEDSAVVFIDHQPQMTFGVANIDRATLISNVTLLAKVAKEFNVPTVLTAVETESFSGYIWPQLLDVFPGQEVVERTSMNSWDDAGFRKAVEATGRKNILMTGLWTEVCVTWPTIEMLGAGYNIYVVEDCCGATSQAAHDAALSRMVQAGAVRLTALPALLEWQRDWAKREHYNNLMGLIKEQGGAYGVGVEYAYTMVHKAPQSAIKPQVVPHKEGH
- a CDS encoding antibiotic biosynthesis monooxygenase, giving the protein MDDESVHIAVVRRVRPERVKDFEAALGDFARVSLAEPGARGIQCLYPAPGAKVQEYGIMRTFANAAARDAFYASEAYHRWEKTIEPMVEGTLQIRELHGLEAWFRHASDGSPPPRWKMALLTWLAVWPVSMGIAALVLPLLGGLMHKVLVSGVIAAGITATLTWVAMPVLVKAAHGWLHPNSEDKVLQVPEKNN
- a CDS encoding amidohydrolase, whose product is MKVEPDLILVNGRITTLDDGYPEAREAVIKDGKVLSLDDAHEYPRGPETKVIDLKGRRVIPGLNDSHLHVIRGGLNYNMELRWDGVPSLADGLRMLKAQAARTPVGQWVRIVGGWSEFQFAERRMPTLAEINEAAPETPVFILHLYCRALLNGAALRACGYTRDTPNPPGGEIQRDSEGNPTGLLIARPNATILYATLAKGPKLPPEHQLNSTRHFMRELNRLGLTSIIDAGGGFQNYPDDYVIIDELHKRGEMTLRIAYNLFTQKPKEEKEDFARWIKMTGPGKGDDFFRCNGAGEMLVFSAADFEDFLEPRPDLAASVEEELKGVVTLLAANKWPFRLHATYDESITRFLNVFEEVNQEVPFGGVHWFFDHCETISDRNLERVKALGGGVAIQHRMAFQGEYFMDRYGKEAAERTPPVRRMLEMGLPVGAGSDATRVASYNPWVSLCWLTTGKTVGGTSMYPDKNCLSREEALRLYTLGITWFSTEEGKKGSLGVGKLADLAVLSDDYFDVDDEAIKSIEAVMTVVDGRVVYAVEEFGSFAPPSIPVLPEWSPVSVFGGYGAPLDVKKMARAGVPMPLVSHEHSAECRSHGCDHAGLQLMAGVEAARNRFASFWGSGCDCFAF